One Ignavibacteriales bacterium genomic region harbors:
- a CDS encoding HAMP domain-containing histidine kinase, with the protein MRKNLVNKFSEQTRALVEAKEKAEASHTDGLLEHKNLISVNQSKTDLLNILTHDLKSPLISIKMLSKMIIEEADKKSPVADYAADIFSTVQRVHNLVDEILDSSIIESGVLLLDKKEVDIGKLTELVVLDNTIAAMQKNQKIIFNKEDGCIVEGDESRLRMVIDNLITNAIKYSHLGGGIWVTVSKRDNNIEISVKDEGPGLSDDDLKKLFQKYQRLSTQPTAGEPSTGLGLSIVRQLVEMHNGTVNVKSELGKGSTFTVIIPKM; encoded by the coding sequence GTGAGAAAGAATCTTGTAAATAAATTTTCAGAACAAACCAGGGCGCTCGTGGAGGCAAAGGAAAAGGCAGAGGCATCACACACCGATGGGCTTTTGGAACATAAAAACCTTATCAGTGTCAATCAATCAAAAACAGATTTATTGAATATTCTTACGCATGACTTAAAAAGTCCGTTGATTTCTATCAAAATGTTGTCGAAGATGATAATAGAAGAAGCCGATAAAAAATCACCGGTTGCAGATTACGCGGCAGATATTTTCAGTACAGTCCAGCGCGTCCATAATTTGGTTGATGAAATATTGGATTCCTCCATAATTGAATCTGGTGTGTTACTGCTCGATAAAAAAGAGGTAGATATAGGCAAACTTACGGAATTAGTGGTTCTCGATAACACGATAGCGGCTATGCAAAAGAACCAAAAAATTATTTTTAATAAAGAAGATGGTTGCATTGTCGAGGGCGACGAATCAAGATTACGTATGGTGATAGATAATTTAATAACGAATGCCATCAAGTATTCACATCTGGGTGGCGGAATCTGGGTAACAGTAAGCAAGCGGGATAATAATATTGAAATTAGCGTGAAGGATGAAGGGCCAGGTTTATCTGATGACGACCTGAAAAAATTATTTCAGAAATATCAACGCTTGAGCACCCAACCTACAGCAGGTGAACCATCTACAGGACTTGGACTTTCGATTGTGAGGCAATTAGTGGAAATGCATAACGGCACAGTTAACGTAAAAAGTGAGTTGGGAAAAGGAAGTACATTCACGGTTATAATACCCAAAATGTAA